A window from uncultured Desulfobacter sp. encodes these proteins:
- a CDS encoding DUF1992 domain-containing protein: MIPGFEAIVEERIKAAQKQGRFENLEGKGKPLVFEESSVPNELRLAHKILKNAGFLPPEVEIRKQMNTIQELMDHTGQTPADQTKLHKKLNYLMAKLDAVRSTGPGSTLARDQYRTSLLRKVK, translated from the coding sequence ATGATTCCCGGATTTGAGGCCATAGTTGAGGAACGTATCAAAGCCGCCCAGAAACAAGGACGCTTTGAAAATCTTGAAGGCAAGGGAAAACCCCTGGTCTTTGAGGAGAGCTCTGTGCCCAATGAACTTCGCCTGGCCCATAAAATTTTAAAAAATGCCGGTTTTTTGCCCCCGGAAGTTGAAATCAGAAAACAGATGAATACTATTCAGGAGCTTATGGACCATACCGGCCAGACACCTGCCGATCAGACAAAGCTGCACAAAAAACTAAACTACCTGATGGCCAAACTTGACGCGGTCCGCTCAACCGGACCCGGAAGTACGCTGGCACGGGACCAGTACAGAACTTCATTATTGAGAAAAGTCAAATGA
- a CDS encoding SHOCT domain-containing protein, whose translation MSIRKKDKDGVFKNIFVAYFILLLHVFLLAGIGLSVVLFKGVYHYLPWIMAGIAILVLAIAWIIYARMRATSSSLSQVLGTPEFQDRAVEIRLLGGLATFEIKAKEQPLLPNHTGLSSYSNAQLIESAEDRAERKLLELNALYEKDLITEKEFEKARRSIIQG comes from the coding sequence ATGAGCATACGAAAAAAAGACAAAGACGGCGTATTTAAGAATATTTTTGTTGCCTACTTCATCCTGTTGCTCCACGTATTTCTTCTGGCCGGCATCGGCCTTTCCGTGGTGCTGTTCAAGGGTGTTTATCACTATCTGCCATGGATTATGGCCGGCATTGCCATCCTGGTACTTGCCATTGCCTGGATCATTTACGCCAGAATGAGAGCGACCTCTTCTTCTTTGAGCCAGGTGCTCGGCACCCCGGAATTTCAGGACAGGGCGGTCGAAATACGACTGCTCGGCGGTCTTGCAACCTTTGAAATCAAAGCCAAAGAACAGCCTCTGCTGCCCAACCACACAGGCCTTTCCAGCTATTCGAACGCCCAGCTCATCGAAAGTGCAGAAGACAGGGCCGAACGTAAATTGCTTGAACTCAACGCGCTTTATGAAAAGGATCTGATCACCGAAAAGGAGTTCGAAAAAGCACGCCGGAGCATCATCCAGGGCTGA
- a CDS encoding D-alanine--D-alanine ligase, which produces MKKIRLALLSGGVSTEREVSLNSGDQVFEALDKEKYDIKRYDPKFDLAKLVTDAPDIDAALIILHGPFGEDGTVQGLLDLLNIPYQGAGVLGSAVAMNKLIAKRLYSQAGIPTPDYLSICTHNPVPDPDKLKALGLPIVVKPVCAGSSVGMSIVYDEKNLPQAIKKGFENDDALILEKYIKGIELTCGVLGNQDPEALPVIEIVPGEGHEFFDYHAKYTAGATHEICPARIDEKTTRKVQELAVQAHNALFLKGYSRTDMLLLDGELHVLETNTIPGMTATSLYPQSATKAGYEFGALMDKLIELAIEENKRTNLRRAQ; this is translated from the coding sequence ATGAAAAAAATCAGGCTGGCCCTGTTATCGGGCGGTGTGTCCACAGAGCGGGAAGTGTCCTTAAACAGCGGGGATCAGGTATTTGAAGCCCTTGATAAAGAGAAGTACGACATCAAACGGTATGATCCCAAATTTGATCTGGCAAAACTTGTAACCGATGCACCGGATATTGATGCGGCCCTGATTATCCTCCATGGACCTTTTGGGGAAGACGGCACGGTTCAAGGCCTTTTGGATCTGTTGAACATCCCCTATCAAGGGGCAGGAGTTCTGGGATCGGCCGTTGCCATGAACAAACTAATCGCCAAAAGACTCTACAGCCAGGCAGGGATTCCCACCCCTGATTACTTATCCATCTGCACCCATAACCCTGTACCGGACCCGGACAAGTTAAAAGCCCTCGGACTGCCCATCGTGGTCAAGCCGGTCTGCGCAGGGTCCTCGGTGGGCATGAGCATTGTATACGATGAAAAAAATCTGCCCCAGGCCATTAAAAAAGGGTTTGAAAACGATGATGCCCTGATTCTGGAAAAATATATCAAGGGCATTGAACTGACCTGCGGGGTGCTGGGAAACCAGGACCCGGAAGCGCTGCCCGTCATTGAAATAGTTCCCGGTGAAGGCCATGAATTTTTTGATTACCATGCCAAATACACGGCAGGGGCAACCCATGAAATCTGCCCGGCCCGCATTGATGAAAAGACCACACGCAAGGTACAGGAATTAGCCGTTCAAGCCCACAATGCACTGTTTCTTAAAGGCTATTCCAGAACAGACATGCTGCTTTTGGACGGTGAGCTGCATGTCCTTGAAACCAACACCATCCCCGGCATGACTGCCACCAGTCTTTACCCCCAGTCCGCCACCAAGGCGGGCTATGAATTTGGAGCCCTGATGGACAAACTCATCGAACTTGCCATAGAAGAGAATAAAAGAACGAATTTAAGGAGAGCCCAATGA
- the purD gene encoding phosphoribosylamine--glycine ligase: MKILVVGSGGREHTLVWKIAQSPLADKIYCAPGNAGTATLAKNVNISAEDVDGLAAFAEKNQIDLTVVGPEGPLVAGIADVFEKKGLPVFGPSGAAAQLEGSKVFSKNHMLKYGIPCAAGKAFTDPGRAKLYAKALGAPCVVKADGLAAGKGVIVCSTLDEANTAIDDMLEDNKFGDAGAVVVVEECLQGEEASFIVLTDGNTVLALPESQDHKRIFDDDKGPNTGGMGAYSPAPVLDHLLRTKAMEEVMIPAVKGMAKEGTPFKGVLYAGLMVDKDTIKVLEFNTRLGDPETQPILMRLKNDLVPLMEACCNGTLHNHKIKIDPRAAMCVVIAAGGYPGSYEKGHEITGLDQANAVKDTVVFHAGTAMDNGKVVASGGRVLGVTSLGDTVQDAINTAYEACGKIDFKDCFKRRDIGAKALKRMAIAPQVGVIMGSDSDFPVMQKALVMLKKFDIPYYVTVASAHRTPEKAVQLATQAREQGVKVLICGAGHAAHLAGVIAAHTTLPVLGVPIDSSALQGMDALLATVQMPPGIPVSTMAIGKSGAQNAGITAAQIIGVSDPVVAEKLAAFKKEMADNVAQKAESFA; the protein is encoded by the coding sequence ATGAAGATCCTTGTAGTCGGCAGCGGCGGCCGGGAGCATACCCTGGTCTGGAAAATTGCCCAAAGCCCACTTGCAGATAAAATATACTGTGCCCCGGGAAATGCAGGTACTGCAACCCTGGCCAAAAATGTAAATATCAGCGCCGAAGACGTTGACGGCCTGGCCGCATTTGCCGAAAAGAACCAGATTGATTTGACGGTTGTGGGGCCAGAAGGACCTCTGGTGGCAGGTATTGCCGATGTTTTTGAAAAAAAGGGACTTCCCGTGTTCGGGCCGTCGGGCGCTGCCGCACAGCTTGAAGGCTCCAAGGTATTTTCCAAAAACCATATGCTCAAATACGGCATTCCCTGTGCAGCAGGCAAAGCCTTTACCGATCCCGGGCGGGCCAAACTCTACGCCAAAGCGCTGGGTGCCCCCTGCGTGGTCAAGGCGGACGGCCTGGCTGCAGGCAAGGGCGTCATTGTCTGTTCAACCCTTGACGAGGCAAATACCGCCATTGACGACATGCTGGAAGACAATAAATTTGGTGATGCCGGTGCCGTGGTGGTGGTGGAAGAGTGTCTCCAGGGCGAAGAAGCCTCTTTTATCGTACTGACGGACGGAAATACCGTGCTTGCCCTGCCTGAATCCCAGGACCACAAGCGCATATTCGACGATGACAAAGGACCCAATACCGGCGGTATGGGAGCCTACTCTCCGGCCCCGGTGCTGGATCACCTGCTGCGCACAAAGGCCATGGAAGAGGTGATGATTCCGGCGGTGAAAGGCATGGCCAAGGAAGGCACACCTTTTAAAGGGGTGCTCTATGCCGGACTCATGGTGGACAAGGATACGATCAAGGTGCTGGAATTCAACACCCGCCTGGGTGACCCTGAAACCCAGCCCATTCTCATGCGCCTGAAAAATGATCTGGTGCCGTTGATGGAAGCCTGCTGTAACGGCACACTGCACAACCATAAAATCAAGATTGATCCACGGGCTGCCATGTGTGTGGTGATTGCCGCCGGCGGATACCCGGGATCATACGAGAAGGGCCATGAAATCACAGGGCTGGATCAGGCCAACGCAGTCAAAGATACCGTGGTATTCCACGCCGGTACGGCCATGGACAACGGCAAGGTTGTGGCATCCGGCGGCCGGGTGCTTGGGGTGACATCCCTGGGCGATACGGTACAAGATGCCATCAACACGGCCTATGAAGCTTGTGGCAAAATTGATTTCAAGGACTGTTTTAAAAGACGAGATATCGGCGCTAAGGCCTTAAAGCGCATGGCCATTGCGCCCCAGGTGGGTGTGATCATGGGATCGGACTCTGATTTTCCGGTGATGCAAAAGGCACTGGTCATGCTCAAAAAATTCGACATCCCCTATTATGTGACCGTGGCTTCGGCCCACAGAACCCCTGAAAAAGCGGTACAGCTTGCCACCCAGGCCCGGGAACAGGGCGTGAAAGTGCTTATCTGTGGCGCAGGACATGCGGCGCACCTGGCCGGAGTCATTGCCGCCCACACCACCCTGCCCGTTTTAGGTGTTCCCATTGACTCCAGTGCGCTGCAAGGTATGGATGCACTTTTGGCAACGGTTCAGATGCCTCCCGGCATCCCGGTGTCCACCATGGCCATCGGTAAATCCGGTGCCCAGAATGCGGGGATCACGGCAGCCCAGA